A section of the Triticum dicoccoides isolate Atlit2015 ecotype Zavitan chromosome 7A, WEW_v2.0, whole genome shotgun sequence genome encodes:
- the LOC119332073 gene encoding 26.2 kDa heat shock protein, mitochondrial-like — protein sequence MASAVARRGAALPSLLKKLLAKPSAPGAPVSFALRPAAVTAARRPYNTLGKEGRLYDDDDSDSSSGESGSEYEDTDSDDRRRARDFFVPSFSQDVLDQFGAHTSLSRLLSALEDAAAPTGLSSTAGASRLGRWVSKVDDDAVYLKVPMPGLGKEHVKVWAEPNGLVIKGEGEKEPWDGDDDSAMPRYSRRIKVPADAFKMDKIKAEMKNGVLRVTVPRLKEEERKDVFQVKIE from the exons ATGGCTTCCGCCGTCGCTCGCAGGGGTGCCGCGCTGCCCAGCCTCCTCAAGAAGCTGCTCGCCAAGCCGTCCGCGCCGGGTGCGCCCGTGTCCTTCGCCCTCCGTCccgccgccgtcaccgccgcccgccgcccgtacAACACCCTGGGCAAGGAGGGCCGCCTCTACGACGACGACGACTCCGACTCCTCCAGTGGCGAGAGCGGCAGCGAGTACGAGGACACCGACTCCGACGACCGCCGCCGCGCCCGCGACTTCTTCGTCCCCAGCTTCTCGCAGG ACGTGCTCGACCAGTTCGGCGCGCACACGAGCCTGAGCCGCCTGCTTTCTGCGCTGGAGGACGCTGCCGCTCCGACCGGCCTCTCCTCCACTGCCGGGGCGTCGCGGCTCGGACGCTGGGTGTCGAAGGTGGACGACGACGCGGTGTACCTCAAGGTGCCGATGCCGGGGCTGGGGAAGGAGCACGTGAAGGTGTGGGCCGAGCCGAACGGCCTGGTGATCAAGGGCGAGGGCGAGAAGGAGCCCTGGGACGGCGACGACGACTCCGCGATGCCGAGGTACAGCCGCCGCATCAAGGTGCCCGCCGACGCGTTCAAGATGGACAAGATCAAGGCCGAGATGAAGAACGGCGTGCTCAGGGTGACCGTGCCCAGGCTGAAGGAGGAGGAGCGCAAGGACGTGTTCCAGGTGAAGATCGAGTAG